The DNA window CCGGCGCTACTGGGCGGCGCCGGCGATGAGATGATCAGCCAATTGATCGCGATGCAGACCAATCAGCAGCTCAACTGGGGGCTGGCTGGCGCGCTGTCGCTTTATCTGGTGCTGTTCACCACGTTTTTCTATTTCGTCTTCAACCGGCTGGTCGGTATCGACCGCCTGCGCTTCGGCTAAGGAGACCTTCGATGGCCGAGACGCCGGTCAATCTCACCCGCAGTGAACGCTTGGCACGCTACTGGGTTGGGTGGCATAGCGCCGTTGTGCTGTGTTTCCTGATCGCTCCCATCCTGGTGGTGTTGCCGCTGTCATTCAATGCAGGCTCCTACTTCTCCTATCCCATGGCCGGGTTCTCCTGGCAGTGGTACGAAACCGCCCTGACCAGTCCCGTCTGGCAGCGCGCCTTTCTCAATAGCCTGGGTATTGGTCTAGCCTCCACGCTCATCGCCACCGGGCTCGGCACCCTCGCCGCTTTGGGCCTCAGTCGTGCGGCCTTCCCTCTGCGCGGACTGATCATGCCGCTGCTGATTTCGCCGATGATCATTCCCATCGTGGTGGTCGCCGCGGGGTTCTACTATGTCTTTGCGCCCATCGGGCTGGTCAACTCACACCTCGGGGTGATCCTCGCCCATACCGCGCTTGGTACGCCATTCGTGGTGATTACCGTGACCGCGGCGCTTTTGTCGTTCGACCAAAACCTGCTGCGTGCCGCCGCCAGCCTGGGCGGCAATCCCTGGACGTGCTTTCGGCGTATCACCCTGCCGCTGATCAGTCCGGCGGTGGTAACCGGTGCGGTGTTCGCCTTCGCTACATCGTTCGATGAAGTGATCGTGGTGCTGTTCATCGGCGGGCAAGAGCAGATCACCGTACCGCGGCAGATGTGGAATGGCCTGCGCGACCAGATCAATCCAGCGATCCTCGCAGTGGCTACTCTGCTGGTGCTATTCGCGGTGGCGCTGTTCGCCAGCCTCAACTGGCTGCGCATGCGCAGCCGCAAGGCGTTCGGCCAGTCATCCCAGTGAATGAGCCGATACTTCATGCAGCGAGAGGTCTTGTTCTTGAGTCGACGGAATAGGGATTTCTCGACGGATGGCACCGTGGTACTGCGTCGGTGTCGGGCAGACCGTCACTATCTGGCTGCCTCTCGATCCGCTCGCCCACGCAAGTTGACTGAAGGGGAATACGACCATACGTCGACCGCGGTGGGGAGGCCTCTGCGCCCTAGCCGGAGTTGACCCGCTCCTTGCATCATGGGTAGCCGCTGCCGGAAACTCTGTTTCCATCCTATGCCCAACCGGTCGCCGGGTCGCCGGCGCCATGCCAGCGGCGGCGCTGTCCTCCCAGCCCGAAAGCACAGCGCGGCCTAGGCAAGCCCAGTCCAAATCGCGCCGTGAGAGGTATTTCGTGGCTTCCTATACCCTGCGCCAGTTGAAGTACTTCGTCACCACCGTGGAGTGCGGCAGCGTCGCCGAGGCGTCGCGCAAGCTCTACATCGCGCAGCCCTCGATCTCTACCGCGATCAAGAACCTCGAAGAAAGTTTCGGGGTGCAGCTGTTCATCCGCCACCACGCCCAGGGGGTATCGCTGACGCCGGCGGGCGGACGCTTCTATCGCAAGGCGCAGCAGCTG is part of the Halotalea alkalilenta genome and encodes:
- a CDS encoding ABC transporter permease, which encodes MAETPVNLTRSERLARYWVGWHSAVVLCFLIAPILVVLPLSFNAGSYFSYPMAGFSWQWYETALTSPVWQRAFLNSLGIGLASTLIATGLGTLAALGLSRAAFPLRGLIMPLLISPMIIPIVVVAAGFYYVFAPIGLVNSHLGVILAHTALGTPFVVITVTAALLSFDQNLLRAAASLGGNPWTCFRRITLPLISPAVVTGAVFAFATSFDEVIVVLFIGGQEQITVPRQMWNGLRDQINPAILAVATLLVLFAVALFASLNWLRMRSRKAFGQSSQ